TCGCCTAAGAGCAAGCCACCAGAGCATGGAACGGCTTTCATCTTCTACTTCACAGATAGAGCCCATACTCGAAGTAGTCTGATGGTGTGTAACTCTGTCCATCTGGAGCGCCAAACTATCAGACGCCGCACGGCAAGCAAAAATGTTGATCTTCTGAGGGTTCTTGGCCTTCCATATCATATGCCAATGCCTTCCGTCCCATTCACGCCACCACTTGATTGCCCACAATCCTACTTACACTCCATAAGTTTTAGCGCCAAATTATACGCTCTTTTTACGGAAAACAAACCATTCTTGTCAAGTGTCAAGAAATAAAATTGTCGTCCCCTCATGGTTGAATGCGCACCTTTACAATTTCTTCGGCATCATGGAGGTAGAATAAGTGAGATCAAATTGACGTCCCATCTCATGGACCCATTCATGAATAACTCAAACATTCATTTGATCTTGGTTATATTATTTTTAGCTGAAATCCCTAGAATAAGTTAGGGCACATTCAGGACACTTCGCTTTCGAAAAGTATGTTTTGGTCCCTTAATTTTCCAAATGTATAGACTTGGTCCCTCAATATTTTTTTAATAGACATTTGGTCCCTTAAGTCTCAAAACTGGATGACTTTGGCCCAAAACCAGATTTTGAGCACATTGACCGCCTTTTAATTGGTTTGActaatgaatagtaaattcaaagaAATTAACAAACAAATTGAAGAAAATTTGAAATTTTGTGGCAACCAAGATGCTTGGTTGCGCTAGCTGCATGTAAATTTTGTGGTTAAATACCATGTGAGGAGCTCTAGCAAAAAAACCAAATTTAGGTTTTTTTTTGTTAGGCAAAACTTGTTTTTTTTTGTCGTGACGTCCACGAATGTTGAAACACCACACAAATTTTCATGCACCTAGAGTTCCCAAGCATCTTGGTTGccacaaaattttagatttttctaatctttttgcatttgttttggaTTTATTGTTCATCGGCCAAATTCGGTCAACCTGGTCAAAATCATGTTTTGGACGAAACTTATTCGGTTTTGAGACTTGAAGGACCAAGTGTCTACTAAAAAATCTTGAGGGGCCATGGTTATAATTTTGGGGAATTTCAGGAACCAAAAACATATTTTTCTCTTTTAAAAAAacaaaatcatgaatttaaaaaaatcacaaaatttgaaaaaaaaaatgttcCCGGATTTCAAGAGATGTTCATGAATTATAAAAATATTCTCAGAATTCAAAAAGTGTTCTGAATTTTCCAAATATCAATATGTTTTAAAAAAAGAATCTGcctaaaataattgcaaacaaaggtcCAATGAGATGAGGCAGGCCGGCGGCTGCGTGGCAGAAGGTATCAGAAACcctagcgttggttttccttgcGTGCGTAGGAGCGAAGAGGTACGCACGCCTGAGGACAATTGTTTTATAGTATACATGTTCATGCGGATTTGAAAATAGCAAACAGAACACACATTGTTTGCTATAAGAGTTTCATGAATTTGTCCTTTTTGCCCAGCTCACGTGATTAGGTATTTTTTAAACCGTGTATACGTATACTTACATGTGGAAAAAATCAGAATTTTGAACATATTTTAAACCGTGTATGATTTTGAGCTAACCAAACTTGAAAATGGGATATTTTATCAAAACAATTATTATGAAtataaaaaataaagtaaaataaaaataggaaataaaaaaagagacgaAGACCAAATAAAATCTACTAAAACGAAATATGGACcatgaaccttctagaaggttccgaaagCCGGTCAGGAACCATATAGAATGTTGCCAATTCCGGTCAGCACCTCTCCCAACGGTTCGATGATCAAGTCGCTACCGTAACTAATGGGTCGGCCAATCTTCCACTGCTTGTGGGTGATTCAAAGCTTAACACTCACAAAAGGCGATACATAACGATTGTCCTGGAAGATAGCCTGCGCACATACCCCCAACCCCACCCCAAGCGTGCTTTGGGTCAACCCACACGCGGGGCGCCCATACTTTCCTTCTGTTTTTtcattgttttctatttctttctatGTTTTTCATTTGTCTCTTCTTTAAAAAAAAATTTGGGGTTTTTaaaagagaaaagtatgtttttggtcccttGGTTTTTCAAAAGTATAGACTTGGTCCCTCAAGAATTTTTGGTAGACATTTGGTCCCTTAAGTCTCAAAACCGGATGACTTTGGCCCAAAACCAGATTTTGAGCACGTTGACCGCGTTTGAAATGTTGACTAGGTTTGAccgatgaatagtaaattcaaagaAATTAGCAAACAAATTCAAGAAAAACTGAAATTTTGTGGCAACCAGGATGCTTGGGTGCGCTAGCTGTGTGTAAATTTTTTTGGTTAAATACCATCTAAGGAGCTCTAGCAAAAAAAAGAAATTTTGGCTTTTTATGTGAGCCaaaatttagttttttttttgtCACGAGCTCCGCGAATGTCGAATCACCGCACAAATTTTCACGCACCTAGAACACCCAAGCATCTTGGTTGCcactaattttttatttttctaaattttATTGCTAATTTTGGAATTTACTGTTCATCGGCCAAATTCGGTCAACATGGACAAAATCTTGTTTTGGACAAAACTTATCCGATTTTGAGACTTAAAGGACCAAGTGTCTACTAAAAAATCCTGAGGGACCAAGGTTATAATTTTGGGGAATTTTAGGAACCAAAAACATATTTTCTCCTTTAAAAAatcaaaatcatgaatttgaaaaaagaatcACCAAAGTTCAAGAATTTGGATAAATGTTCCCGGATTTCAAgagatgttcatgaatttgaaaaatattctcaGATTTCAAACAGTGTTTTGAATTTCCCAAATatccacaaatttgaaaaaaaatgtctaAAATAGTTGCAAACAAAGGCCACATGAGATGAGGCAGGCCGGCAGCTGCGTGGCAGAAGGGATCAGAAACCTAGCGATGGTTGTCGTTGCGTGCGTAGGAGCGAAGAGGTACGCACTGCTGAGGACAATTGTTTTATAGTGTTCATGTTTAAAGAGCAAATACGCGGATTTAAAAATAGCAAACAGAACACACATTGTTTGCTATAAGAGTTTCATGAATTTGTCCTTTTTGCGCTGCTCACATGGTAACGTATTTCTTCATGAAATTTCACACACACAGAGCACACGTATACTTACATGTGGAAAAATCAGAATTTTGAAATTTAAGAAAGTACGAAAttcaattttttcaaaaaatatgCCCAGTCTGCTTGATGTTCTTTTTTTACTAATACCTCTAATTCAGCCTATCTGTAGTAGTTAGAATGTATTTTGAGACTCCAACGCAATTTTACTGAAGATATACAAACAAAAGCAACTTGATAGCGTCGCAAATTTTTGAGGTACAATCTGAACTAGCATACCACTGCCTGCATAAACTAAACAGATTCTCAGTTTCTTAACATGACCAAACACTCACTTTTATTAGCTCAACTCACGGTGCTATTGTCCGGTTTCATGATCAAGCCTCGTCGATTCGCTATGAGGGTTTCGGACACGCACCACACTGTTCAACATTTGTCACCAACAAGTTGAGTCCAAAGACGCACAAACATCAGACTAGACGacgaccatcttcatcatcacgaccAGCAGTCACAGTCAATTAAGCACATGACCAAATCATTTGAGAATGAAGGGCATCTCTATTTCTCCAGGACTACAACAGACACATTCCATCCGGTTTGGTAGGTCGCCACAACCCCAATGGGAAGTAACCCTCATAGATGTTCGCCGCCACACTACCGCCTCTGTACCGGCTTGTAGAGCACGACGGTCACATACTTGGCCTTGAACCGGTGGGTGATCCCCAGGGCAACCACGGATCTCGAGTTCTCCTTCTCTATGTAGAGGTGGTTGAGCACCACGGGTTGGGGCAGAGGGAGGCTGCTCCCATCGTCATGGCTCGGCGGGAAGCTCAGCAGTGTATGCTGCAGGTGAGGAGGAACCAATGGGGGCTCTCGAGCTTCGTCTTCGTTTCCAGGGATAGGGTTGCTGTAGCTTGAGTCTGGTGATGATGGGACTTCGAATCCAACAACTTGCACCCCTTCCTGCACCCATACCCAAGTTATGTATGTTAACCACCCATCATATGTACAAACATGATAGAG
This DNA window, taken from Triticum aestivum cultivar Chinese Spring chromosome 1D, IWGSC CS RefSeq v2.1, whole genome shotgun sequence, encodes the following:
- the LOC123179767 gene encoding SNF1-related protein kinase regulatory subunit beta-3, encoding MDHRQGRDDHEGVQVVGFEVPSSPDSSYSNPIPGNEDEAREPPLVPPHLQHTLLSFPPSHDDGSSLPLPQPVVLNHLYIEKENSRSVVALGITHRFKAKYVTVVLYKPVQRR